A segment of the Nostoc sp. TCL26-01 genome:
ATCCAAGTCAGAAATAGCAGGATAGTGAGTAACTAAATTGGCAGCAGGGGCAGGAAATGTAAACGGTGCTGCCAAAGCAGTTTCCGGCATGAGTAAGATCAGAGCAAGAATGGCAGCTATGACAGATAGCCACTTGGGAAAGTTAATTGCCATATTTAGCATTTCTCAGAAGGAATTTAGTGTTAATTGCCTGTGATTCAGGATTTAAGGATTCACATTTGAGATTCTCCCACTCTCCAAGGGATGTTTTATAGGAGGGGACAGGTGACAGGGGACAGGTAACAGGGGATTGGGGATTGGGGATTGGGTTAAAAATGCTGTGGTTGCTAAGTTTGAGTATTTGTTAATGCCCTCATCAGGTTAGCTGTCAATATATCGAAAACGATCGCTCTCATGCTGAGGCTACACCTGACAAGAAAAAAACGGAGTCTCTTAGACAACCGTTTTGGGGAAAGACGGGAGGCGGAGATGGGGAGATGGGGGGAAAGAACCTATACAAGTATTTTCTCCTTGTCCCCTTGTCCCCTTGTCCCCTTGTCCCCTTGTCCCCTTGTCCCCTTGTCCCTTTACTCACCTCGTCTCATTCTGTCAATCTCTCGTTGTAATTCTTCAATTTGGCGGCGTAATCTTTCGGCTTCGGCTTCGGAAGTGGCGCTGGGGACATCGACAGAACCGGAGGCGGGCGATCGCTGGTAATTACCTTGGCGAATTTGTTGATATTCTGATGAGACTGCCCACTCTCGTAAATAATGTACCCTTTCCACCGGGAAAGGATGAGTCAACATCATCCCATCAGCGCCGCTATACATTAAGAATTTATACACTTGATTGAGTCCGTCGTCGTCAAGTGCTTGATAGTTTTCTGACTGCTTGATAAATTCTTGTAAACTGCATTCGTGAGCGTACTTACTACTACCACCAGATACTTTCATCATTGAATACAGGACGGTATTTAAGTCATCCGTAACCAATAGGGCGGCTCGATCTGCTGATAACTCCGCTTTCCGTCGCCATTCAAAAAAAGCGTAAATCAAAGCTTGTGTGACAAAATTACCAATGCCAAAAGTCAATTCTCCCAAGGCAGAAGCAGCACTCATTGCCCACATCGCCATTTGAATTAGAATAGTATGACCACATTTAATATGCCCTAGTTCATGGGCTAGCACCGCCCGAACCTCGACTTCATTTAGTAAGTCTAGTACCCCTGTGTTAATGACTATGTAAGGATTTTCTTG
Coding sequences within it:
- a CDS encoding M48 family metallopeptidase, with translation MPTYTGISSEAFRHPLDRQAEQALRNLPGFDLIARKFVEFVYERPQLVYLMGNTIQVGPRQYSTIYQMFRECVRDLDIYPEPTLFVSQNPQVNSYALGQENPYIVINTGVLDLLNEVEVRAVLAHELGHIKCGHTILIQMAMWAMSAASALGELTFGIGNFVTQALIYAFFEWRRKAELSADRAALLVTDDLNTVLYSMMKVSGGSSKYAHECSLQEFIKQSENYQALDDDGLNQVYKFLMYSGADGMMLTHPFPVERVHYLREWAVSSEYQQIRQGNYQRSPASGSVDVPSATSEAEAERLRRQIEELQREIDRMRRGE